The genomic interval TACAAAACGTACTGCTTTAACGCCGTAAAAAATTCGGCAGCCAAAGTCTATAATTCCGTTTACAAGCTCACAGCCTTCTCCAATTTGCGATTTGCCTTTGGCGTTGGACTTTATCGTGAGGTTTTTAAGTTTATTCGCCCCTTTGATATAAGCATCCGATCCGATCCATACGTCGTTGATGATGTTTGTGTTTTTAATAACCGTGCGGTCCCCAACTTTTCCATAATATCCCGGTTCGGTTTTGTATTCTGTTTCAGTGAATTTGATAAATTGTTCCAGTAGTAGCGAGTCGTCGCGATATTTACTCCACAGCCAGGCATCGCCCGGTTGCATACCATTGAAAGGGATCACTTTCCTTCCTCCGTTCTCATTGCAGATTTCTAGCCAGATCCGCGATGCCTCGTCTTCTCCATCTTTGAGAATGCCATTGCCAAATTTGGCGTTGACACTTGTCTTCATCTCATCTACTTGGACGATTACGACTTCTTTCCCTAGGATATAGTGTGAGATATAATTAACGTGATTGATTGCTACATTATCGCCTAAATCACAGCTGATAATGGTAGAATTGTACAGGCCTACTTCGGCCTTTAGACCGTGGAATTCAAGGTAATAGGGTTCCAATTTCCCAATGCGTATCAGTCCGTAAAATTTGCAATTCTTGACTAATTCAGGATTGAAAGCATCCGATACGAGAATATTATTCCAGTTGTCTGTCGTGTTACCATTTTTAACCAATACTTCGATTTCAAAGGCCGAAAGGTTTCGATAATCAATTCCACTTCTGTTTTGTATATTTCTTAGGTAATATTCGTCTTTTCCTTCGGGAATAAACTCTTTACTGATGAAATCGTATCCTAACCTAGAAAGTGGGATTTTCTTTATATTGTTCATGAGCCTTTTATTACTATTTTACATGCATATCTGTGTCAGGAGTTGAAATTACAAAAACACTATTATTTACCATGATTAATTCGAAAATTTTGTCGGGCATAATTTTTGTTGAGTCGAACTGGAAACCAATTAACATTGATTATGAAAAGCGTGAGAAACCTTCTACCGTTTATATTCGCTTTATTATTTGTCGTTTCATTCGTTTCTTGTGACAAGGATGAAGATAAAATTGAAAAAGACAGAAATACCCTGATTCAGGGAACTTGGTTGTTATACGCAGCCGGTAAGGACGGAAATGGCGACGGACGTATAAGCGATGCCGAAAAAGAATACGCTAGGGACGGGCGTATATTTGAGCTTACACTAAGTGCCGACGGGAAAGGGGCGGTCTATGAAGACTATACCGACGAGGGGGCCGTTACGACGACCTTTAATTGGGAGTGGTCTGGAGACGATGTTATTGTCCTTACCGATACAGAAGGCGAGGAAGAATCGATTCGTATTAATATCTATATGTTAACAGAGACCGAACTGGGTGTCTACGGTGGCCTTGATGAGTTCGATTCTGATACGGTTTTGTTTTTTAATAAAAAGTCGTAATCATTGAGTTCGTGCTATAATGTATAAAACAGATTTTGATAGTGTTGTAGTAGGGTCTGGTCCTAACGGTCTGGCGGCTGCCATCACCTTACAACAACAAGGTAAATCTGTTTTGTTAATTGAAGCAAAGAAGCAGATTGGAGGGGGCTTAAGGAGTGAAGAACTAACCTTGCCTGGTTTTCTACATGATGTTTGCTCTGCTGTACACCCGATGGCGTCTGTTTCTCCCTTTTTAAACAGTCTTCCACTTGCTGATTTCGGTGTTGATTTTATATTTCCGGAAGTATCGGTAGCGCATCCTTTAGACGACGGAAGGGCTGCCGTTCTAACTAAATCACTCGAATATACAGCTTCCGGACTAGGAGCCGACAGTCATGCTTATTTGGATTTGATGAGGCCTATCTTGGAAGCTTGGTCAAAATTGTCTAAAGACATTTTAAGTCCCCTGCTCAAAATACCTTCTCATCCAAGTGCCATGGTTAAGTTTGGCTGGCTCGGACTTTCTTCAGCGCTCAGTTTATCACGTCGTTTTAAGACAACGGAAGCTAAAGCGCTATGGGCTGGGATGGCAGCACATTCAATGCAACCACTTTCTAAGTCTACTACCTCTGCGGTTGGGCTAGTTCTACAAGCTACTGGCCATATTAAAGGATGGCCCATAGTTATTGGTGGCTCTCAGCGAATTGCGGATGCCCTTTCCTCTTATTTTCTTTCTATTGGCGGTAAGATTGAAACGGGCATCTACATAAAATCTTTATCGCAGCTTCCGTCCAGTAAGGTTGTGATGTTTGATGTTACGCCAAAGCAATTACTTGAAATTGCCGGCCATCGGTTTTCTAGCATCTATCAATGGCAATTAAAAAAATTCCGTTACGGAATGGGGATATTCAAAGTAGACTGGGCTTTGGATGCCCCCATACCTTTTATGTCTGCAGATGCCCGGAGAGCGGGAACACTTCATTTGGGGAATACCATTGACGAAATACGAATGAGTGAGCAATCCGCTTATAAAGGACGGCATAGTGAAGCCCCTTTTGTTCTTTTGTCCCAACCTAGTTTGTTCGATTATCGCCGGGCACCGGTGGGTAAACACACTGCTTGGGCATATTGCCATGTGCCGAAAGGCAGTACCGTAGATATGAGGAATGTGATTGAGAAGCAGGTGGAGCGATTCGCACCGGGCTTTAAAGACCGGATTTTAGCAACTCATACCTTTAATACCGAACAGTTGGAAAAATACAATCCGAACTATATAGGAGGTGATATTGGTGGTGGGGTCATGGATATTAGGCAACTATTTAATCGTCCAGCTCTTTTTTCTCCATACCGAACAGGGGTGAAGGGAATTTACATGTGCTCTTCATCAACTCCGCCGGGAGGCGGCGTGCATGGAATGTGTGGTTATCATGCAGCTAGAAGGGCATTAAAAGATGTTTTTGGCATTAATTTAAAATAAAAGGCTGCTGTGGGCTATACAGCGAAAATGATCTCGAAATTTGCGAGCCAATTCCTTTTTATATATTATTGTTGATAAAGTAGGATATGCTTTGAAAATCACACACAGTAAATGAATTTATGAAGAGATTCAATATTAGTCTTGTTTTTATATTTTTTTCTATTTATACAGCCGTAGCTCAATCTATTCCTAAAAAGACGCCTGTTGATTATGTAAATCCGACGATGGGGAATATTAGTCATTTGCTGGTGCCGACATATCCTACTATCCATTTGCCGAATGGAATGTTGCGTGTTTATCCGGAACGGTCCGATTATACTTCTGATCAGATTAAAGGCTTGCCATTGATTATTTCCAGTCATCGTGGACGTTCGGCTTTTAATTTAAGTCCGGTACAAGGCCTGGACGAGAGCGAACTGCAAGCAGTATATCATTTTACTTATGATAATGAAGAGATTCGACCCTATCATTATCAAGTGACGTTAGATGAAAAAAACACCAAAATCGAATTCGCACCTTCAGCACAATCTGCATTTTATGAGATCCGATTTGCCGACGATAAGCCGGCTTATCTTATTTTTAACACGATTGATGGGGATATTAGAATTGAAGGGAATAAGGTTTATGCTTCTCAGAAATTAGCGAACAACACAGTTGTGTATTTATTTGCTGAGACAGATGTTAAGCCAGAGAAAGCGGGGTTTCTAGAGCTAGGAGATGGAATTAATCCGAAACTCGTTGAGAAGAAAGGCGAAAATGTTGCGATGGCTTTTCGATTTGCAGAAGGAATTAAGGATGTGAAATTTCGTTATGGGGTTTCGTTTATTAGTGCCGATCAGGCTGAAAAGAATTTACGGAGAGAAATTCCAGACTTCAACCTTGATGCATTGGTTGCTAAGGGACGGTCAGCATGGAATGAAGCGTTGGGTAAGATTGCTGTAGAAGGCATCAGTGAAGATGATAAAACTGTTTTCTATACGTCGCTTTATCGTTGCTTTGAACGTCCAGTCTCGATTACCGAAGACGGAAGATATTTTAGTGCGTTCGATGGGGAAGTTCATCAAGACGATACCCCGTTCTATACCGATGATTGGATATGGGACACATATCGCGCTACCCACCCGCTAAGGATATTGATAGATCATGAAACAGAGTCGGATATTATCAATTCTTTTTTGAGGATGGCTGAGCAAATGGAAAGCTTTTGGCTGCCGACATTTCCTGAAATAACGGGAGATTCCCGGAGGATGAACTCTAATCATGGTATCGTAACGATTGCGGATGCATGGGCCAAAGGATTACGAAGCTTTGATTTGGAGAAAGCTTATGAAGCATCAAAGAATGCGGTTTTAGAGAAAACGCTTGCGCCATGGTCTGCTGATTCAGCTGGCTGGTTGGATGAATTTTATCACACGAAAGGTTATATTCCGGCATTACACCCGGGCGAGGAAGAAACCGTTCCGGAAGTGCATTCTTTTGAAAAAAGACAGCCGGTTGCTGTAACCTTGGGAACTGCTTACGACGAATGGAGTCTAGCGCAGATTGCGACTATGTTAAATAAGAAGGAGGACGCAGAGTATTTTTCTGAAAAAGCACTTAATTACCGAAATATCTTTAATGCGGAGACCGCGTTCTTTCATCCAAAAGACAAAGATGGAAACTTCATCGAACCTTTTGATTACCGCTATTCAGGCGGACAGGGAGCCCGTGAATTTTATGGGGAAAATAATGCCTGGGTTTATCGATGGGATGTTCCTCACAACGTTGCGGACCTGATTTCCTTAATGGGAGGCAGAGATCAGTTTAATAAGAACCTCGATCAGACATTTCGAGAACCTTTAGGGAAGAGTAAATTTGACTTTTATAGCCAGCTTCCGGATCATACTGGAAATGTTGGTCAATTTTCAATGGCGAACGAACCTAGTTTGCACATACCGTACTTATATACCTATTCAGGGCAACCCTGGATGACTCAAAAGCGAATTCATACGCTCATGGACCAATGGTTTAGAAATGATCTAATGGGAGTTCCAGGTGATGAAGATGGGGGTGGCATGTCTGCCTTTGTTGTTTTTTCGATGATGGGCTTTTATCCGGTAACTCCAGGAATGCCGGTATATACCATTGGGTCTCCATTTTTTGAGAAAGCGACAATTCACCTCAGCAATGGAAATGAATTTGTGGTAGTGGCGAAGAATTATTCTCCAAAAAACAAGTACATTCAATCGGCTTCGCTGAATGGCAGGAAGTTGGACAAGCCATGGTTTGCACATGAAGATCTAGAAAAAGGGGGTGTTTTGGAATTTGTGATGGGGGATACTGCTAATAAACAATGGGGTGCTTCTGAAGAGTCGGCTCCACCGTCATTTCGATATTAAAACAATGTAATTATGAAAATTAATAGAAAAGTCTTTTTAAGGTTATTTGTTCTTTCCCTGGCACTGAGCGCGGGTCTGCAGGTTAATATTGCTGCCACGTATTTTGATGTTAAAGGAGGAGATACAAATGGCGACGGAATTGTTAAGGTGCTGGCCATTGGCAATAGCTTTTCGGACGATGCCGTTGAGCATCATTTATATGGGTTAGCGCGAGCTGGGGGTAAAACGGTGATTATAGGTAATCTTTATATCGGCGGAGCTCCTTTGGAGAAACATTATAATAATGCCCTCTCAGATGCCAAGGCATATAGTTATAGAAAAATTGACACAAATGGAGTAAAGGTTGTCACGAAAAATACGTCTATTTCCCAAGCTTTGGATGATGAAGATTGGGATTATATCAGCTTTCAACAAGTTAGTTCGCTGTCAGGGAAGTTTGAAACGTTTAAAGAACATCTTCCTTTTGTTTTCAGCTATGTAAAGGAACGTGTGAAAAATCCCGATGTAGAGTATTTACTTCATCAGACTTGGGCTTATGAGCAGACCTCAACTCACAAAGGTTTTGCTAATTATGATAATGACCAAATGAAAATGTATGAGGCTATTGTCAGTACCTATGCAAAAGTGAAGGATATGATTGGTGCAGATGCGGTTGTCCCGGCGGGAACAGCAATACAAAATGCACGTACAAGTTCTATTGGTGATCATTTTACACGCGACGGATATCATCTCGATCTCAATATAGGACGGTATACTGCATCTAGCGCATGGTATGAAATCATTTTCGGCGAAAGTGTTATTGGTAATTCTTACCGACCAGAGGCGATGTCTGAAAAGGAAGTGAAAATTGCCCAGAAAGCCGCTCATGCAGCAGTGAAGAAACCAAAGAAAGTGACCAAACTGAAGAGATTGTAAGCTCGTTATCCTTTTTGTAAGTATTTTAACCCGTTGTGCATTTTAAATAGTACTTAATTTCAATTTTCCGCAAAGAAAATTGAGTCGATCAATTTGTTTAAAACCAATTTGCCTTTATCAAAGATTTCTTCACCATAAGTTCGCCCGTCGAAGCGCTGAACGACAGAAAGGAAGATGAGTATATACAAGATCAATGCAAAAAGGGTAAAAAACAAAAAAACCTTAGAGTATCTTGGTAAAAACTTGTAAAGGGTATTTAGCAATTAATTATCTATTAATTCCCTATTCCTCTCGTTCAAATCGACGAAAATAGGGATATATAAGCAAATAATTCGGTAAAAATTCGCCTGTGGATCCGAACAAGGTTGTAAGCGAATTCGGATAAAATACCATGCAAACGAGCATCGGTTTGGAGCATCCTTTATCCTAGTCTCGTTCTATGTCCCTCCCCTGTACCTCCCTATGATCCCCGTGTGCGCCTCCTGATTTTCGGTATTTATGGGGAGGACAGGGAAGGAACCGGGGTTACTTTGCCAATTTCATCTTCTTCATGACTAGGAACAGGATCGAAAGACTTGGCACAATTTCGCTTGATCATAAGCTGGTCGCACACCTGTTAGAATAGGTCTCAAATACGCATTATCGGAGAAATGAACAACTTTTTACGCCCTATTATTAATCTGAATCATAAATCTTAAAATAGTACCATTACTATAAACTGAAGAGATTATAGGCTCGTTATTTCCGTCGTTTTGCATTTAGGTACTTCCGAACTGGTTTGTCGTAGAACTTCATTACTATATAGGCAAAAATGAGCATCAGGAGTGTGCCGCCGATGACGATCCATGTAAGTTCCGTTGAATCCGGTTGGTAGTTCATAAAGTAATTTCCGAATATCCAAATGCCGGCATAATGAGTCATATACAAGGGGTAGGACATGTCACCGGAAAAGGTACAGAATCTCTTGGAAAAGCTATTTGTTACTGTTCCAGCACCGAGGGAAACGAGCAAAGGGAAAAAGAAGAGTACAATTAAGTATTCCAACAACCAGCTCCAATTAGGAGAGGGTGCTAGAAAAGCGGCAGCCAAGAGGATGCTTAATCCGAAAAAGCCCAAATTATTGCGGATAATCCAGTTAAAACGATAAATTAACAATCCTGCTGAGAATGAATAAAAAATACGGGCGCCACCATGCCAGAAGGTATCTCCGTTCCATCCGCCCAGCAGATTGCCCGCATGAAAACTCACATAGAAGAGAATCCCAGCAGCTATCGCCGTAAGGACGATCAAAGCTTTCTTATTTAATCGGCAAAGGAAAAAAGCATAGATGATATTGGCAACGTATTCCCAGAACAGTGACCATGATGGGGCGTTTAAACCAAAATTATTATAGGCCCTTTCTTCCATAGAAGGGAAAGGGATCAGGAAAGCAGAGCAGATAAAAAGTAAGATAATGCGCCCGGTGTTGTACAGTTCGGACTCTCCGCTAAAGGGGTCAAATAAAAAGGCTAGCAGTCCTAATACCGATCCAAAGATCACCAAAGGGTGCAGTCTGATTAGCCGGGATTTGAAAAACTCCTTTATTCCCATAGTCTTGATCCGGTCATCATAGGCATAGCCAATTACGAATCCAGATAAGCAAAAGAAGAAGTCGACTGCCAAAAATCCGTGTCCAATAAAATTCTGGCTTGGATCAGGATATATCCATTCCATAAAATGAAATATGACAATAGCTAGAGCTGCAATACCCCTTAATCCGTCTAATACTTCAAAATGCTTCTTGCTTTTTAGGTATTCAGGCTTAGCATGCGACATAAATATTTTACTTTTTAGTTTGGACTATTCGTATTCGTTGAAAGAAGTAAATTATTTGCAGTATAACAAATTAAATTATTGACTAACGAGTCGCCTTTCTGGGAACTGATATTATTCAGGGTAAGTTCATATACATAACCCGCGTCAAGCTCTTCTAACTCTAACGAGATCTCGTCGTTTTCTATAATCGTTGCTTTTGTCACGGTCACTTCTTTTAAGTCCGTTTGCGGAGATCCGTACTTTTTATGATATTGATAGCGATACCTGCGGACTTTATAATTAGCCACATTTTCCGCTGCTTCTTTATTGACATTTTGTGTAAACTTCAGGTTGAATCCTGTGTGACTCAAGTTCATCGAGTAGATATCCATTGGTGCCTTTCCTGTATAAACGATGCGTTGAATCCCTCTTGATCCCGCCCATCCATATTCAGCCTGACCCACCCATAAACTGCCGTCAGGTGCAAAGGCGAGTCGATTATTGCCTTTCCTGAGGCTGTCACCATTTAGAAAAAATACACAAGCTCCTTGAATTGCCCCTTGAACTTCCTCTAGCATGACACGCACGATACGTCCGCTATTCATTTCGCCGACGAGAAGCTGTCCAGAGAAAGGACCAAACTTTCCATTCGTATTGTCAAGTAGCGGTTGAGTCGGAGAATTTGCGATGATTCCATGAGGAAAAAGAACAGCAGCTTTGGTCCTCATTTTATCTAATTCTTCTACAGGTCGGAGTAGGGGATTGTCTCCTTTCCATGAAGTTTTCCATACCAGACTAGAAGGATGTCCATAGAAATTCCCTTCTTCTATGTGATATAGAGCACTCGTTCCTACCCAGTCTCCCTGATTTTCTGTTACAAATAGATTTTGATCTGTATCAAACCCCATCCCATTTGGAGAACGCAATCCGCTAGCATAGGGTCGTAGTTCACCAGAATTATCCAATTTCATAACCCAACCTCGGTAGGGTACTGCTGAATACATTTGACCCTTTTGGCCCATGGATACGGTGTCTAGGTCGCCACGAACATGGGCAATGTTGGATCCCCCTGATGAAGCCGAATTGAGGCCAATAAATATATTTCCGTCTGCGTCGATAACAGGACCATAATTAAATTCATGATAGTTTCCCGTGATGCCGAAATCGTCCGTAACGGTTTCATACAGATCAGCATATCCATCACCATCGGTATCTTTTACCCTAGTAAGTTCGGGGCGTTGCATGACCAGTATTTCTGAGTCATTCACGATATGAATTCCCAACGGTTCATGTAAACCCTCGGCAAACATTTTCCACTCTTTGGTCTGAGGATTGTAAATCATTATTTCCCCTCTTAGAAACCCAGCTATAAGTCTGCCGTCAGAGAAAAAGTCGAGGGCACCGACCTGTGCGTCTACATTTTCTGGTGAAGGGATGTTCTCAACAAGATAAGGGACATCCGCATTTGATACACTTTTATCCGAACAGCTGGAAAAGTATATTAATGCAATGGATAGTATAACAAATAGTTTTTTCATCGAAATGTTACTTTTTCTTAGTCATGATAATTTTGAAACTCCTAGCTTCCTCAGGGTTTAATTCAAGAAAACCTTTGGACCAATTTCCCTTATTAGAGTAATGGATTGTTTGATCGGCTGAAGCGTAGAACCAAACTTTTTGCGAGGTATTCGGAATTCTGAAACTCCTTGTTAATTCACTTCCGTCCTTTGATTCTTTAATTAACTCGTAAACATCTACTCCATTTATCGTATAATGGAATTCAGGGTAACGATCAACAAGTTTATATCCTTTAAATTTTACGTCGGGTATATTTCCTTGGGTGCCGACCCGCAAAGGGTAGTCACTTTCGTCCCATTTTTTCTTACCCAGGACGATTGCCGTAGCCTGCTTGTGACCTGCCCATAATTTATCCATATTCAGAAACTCTCCCGTCCACGCATACCGAAATCGGCATTCAGCTGCATCCCAAGCATAAGATAGGTTGTTCGTGAGTCTGACAGCTATTACGGCAGGCCCAATATCATCGATAAATGTACGGTACAAATAGGGTGTAGACTTTTCAATATGATCAGCATGGTCTTGAGTCTCTTTATGCATCTGAGGGATATTCGGATCATCCGCTAATGGCGGCATCTCGTCACTGGTTACATACATGACGCCGAACATTACGAGCCCATGGCCGGGATAGGTACAAACGTATGGGTACGCACCCGTTTTAGATGGTGCAACAAAGTTAATAGACTGTTTTTCTCCAGGCGAAATAACCGGTATGGACCATAACACAGATTCTGATTGGGGGATGAAATCCATCTGGGGACCTTTGTCTTGTAAAGCATCGGCGGCTTTCACCACTTCCTCTCGCTTACCGGGCGCAGTAATCAGAAGATTATGATCCATGTCATCATTATTGATTAAAGTCAGGCTGACAGATGTTCCTGGTTTTACGCTAAACCTCAATTGATCAAACTTTAAACCTGGTACGGCACGCAATGTAATGTTGGTTTTTTCCGTTTCTTGTGCCATTCCTATTTGACAAAAAAATATTGTCAATAATAGGAGTAAGGATTTTTTTATATACACGATAGTTAATATTGTATTATGTAATCGGGTTGTTTAAAAGGTCTTGATAGTGGGTGGATGGGGTAAAAATACCGCCGCTTTTTTCAAAAAAATCATCATTTAGCTCAAAAGTGCCATTTTTCACCTCTGTCCACGATGCATCTGCGTGTGGATGGTAATTTTTCATTCTGTTCCAATCTTCGTAATTAACATTCCCATTAGTTTCCAATAGTCCCATTCCTAAACCGGGAAATGGTGCGAGCCGGCTTGCGATATTTTTATTCCATTCCAATAAAACAGGATTAACCGTTAAATCAGCACACGCACATGGGAGATTTCTATCATATGCCAATTTGGCTATCTTTAAAGTCTGGCTCAATGTTTTTGCTATTCCTTTGAGAACAAAACCACCATAACCTAATTCTATTTTTCGGAGCGCATCTTTCTCGTTATGAACACTTTCATCAGCTGCTACAAGGACACCTAGATCACCGACATGTTCTGTGTTGGTTTCTGCTAAAGGCTCTTCACAGAGAATAATTTGGTCGAAGGCACCGATTGATTTAGCATGTTCCAAATATTTTACTAAGGTAGCCTTCTTTTCGTATCGACCATTCGCGTCCAACGTATAGATCAGCTTACCGTCTCTTGTCTGATCGGTACGGTAATTTTTTAAAGTTTGATGAATTTCGGTCAACTTTTTCATATCCGCTTCCACCATTTCCTCTTGTGTGCCCGGTGCACCTGTTTTTATTTTAATGACGAAATATCCGTCTTCCACTTCTTTCTTTAATACCTCCATTGGAGTATTATAAGAAACCGCACACATGATTGCTATTTTCTTGTTCCGATGTGATAGTGTTTTTCTGTATGCTTCAGGAAGCATACTATCGAATGAGGAGAACTTATTTTCTTTAGCATATAGCAGCCAGACGGCGTTGTCCACGCTTACCAAAGCGTTATAAACGAAATTGATGTTTAAGTCAGTTTTTTGAGTAATTCGCTTAGCTTCAGAGTGTACTTCAGGAAGTATACGGTCCATTAATTCAATTGGATCCTTGAATGGATTTTCCTTTAAGATATGCAATGCTTTATTAACCGTTAGAAACATCAGCGCATTGCCTTCGGCTTCAGTGCAATCGACAAAAAGATCTGAGTCTGCATATAGAACGCTTTGCGTTGCAATACCTGTACCCGTATTTCCTGTTGTCGATTTGATCTGTGATACAATCTGCCAAAGCTCGGACAGGAAATTCCCTTTAAATCCATAGGGTGATGCGAGCTTCTCACGTTGAAAGTTAGCATTTATATAATCTATTGAGATCTGTTTATTTGAATTTGTCATAAAAAGCTTTTCGCTCAATAGATCGAGACTTGAAGTGGAAGCTAAAACGGCTGCTGATTTAAGGAAATCTCGTCTATCGATCATTCAGTTATTGATTAGTTGGTTGTAATAATATTTGATTCTAAAAGTACACTTTTTGCATTATTGTCAATCGCAGCCTTCGTTCCGGTTCGTATTGTATTTCCACGTACGACTGTTTCTGCACATTCTCCTTGAAGAGCAATTCCTGATATCATCCTTGGTTGTTTCAAATCCTCTGTAATGATACAGTCTGTAACCATAATGCCTTTGCTATCGATGACCTGTATCCCATGATACCGGGCATCTTTGATTTGGTTATTATTGAGACTAATATACTTACTTTCTCTTACTAATACCGAACCTCCCACTTGTTCATCTCCTGCTTCAGAGCCCTCTACTATATTATTGTTAAAGATAATATTCTGTCCATGCTCGATCATTACGCCACCAGACTTGGATGGTTTAAGATAATAGTCTTCATTGCGGTCAATAATATTGTCACTCATAATGATATTTTTGCTGTTTTTGACTACGATATTCCGATCATAGCCTCGCATAAAAGTATTTCCAATAATACTGATACCTCTGCTCTGAACCAAATCAATATTAAAATCTTGATTCCCGATATGGTTCCCGGTAATGCTCCATAGACCTATTTTATTAGCGTTGCTAGCACTTCCTATAAATCGGATGTTGGCTCCTCCGGGACTGTAGATGGCCTGGATGGTATTGCCAGATATCGTCCCCTCCCTTACACTGCTCCCCTCTTGACTGCAATCAATCAAAATATCTGCGGATACAACACCTTCTGGATCACAGTTATATTCAATGTCATTTCCGGTAATCTGAAAATTTCGGATTGAACTACCAGAGACTTTAATTCCTCCCTTTTTACAATAACTTATGTGGCTGTCGCTGATAATAAATTGGTGGATATCGACATCATCTAAAAAGACTCCGATACCGCTTGCGTTATAGATATGGCAATTATCGATGATAATGTTTCGATTTCGCGAAGTTAAGTGGATACCATTTCGCACGTTCCTGATCAGGACACCACGTATCGTTGGTTGCATGGTATTTCTGAATTCCAGTCCGTCAGCTTTTTCGTTTAATCCCAAAATCTCAAGATCCGAGACCATCGGCATTCTTTCCTTTTCCCAAGTAATTGGCTTTACTGTTGAGGGCAGAGCCGAGCCTTTATCGTGCGAACCAATAAATCGAAATGCTGGTCCTTCGCCTGCCATTAAAATTTTACCGGTGCCACCGTTTCCCGATACACTAAGTGTGCCATGTTCGGAAAGCCTAATTTCTATCGTGCGGGTAATTTTATATTCACCTTTTGGAAACTCTATCTGCCCATTAACACTGTTCTGTATCGCTTTAAGAATCGCTTCCGTATCATCGGTTTTCCCATCCCCCTTTGCTCCGAATTCTTTGACATCTGCTGCCCAACTTGACAATGTTAAAAATAGAGTAAAAATTATCAGAGCAAGCCTGCAGGGAGAATAGTTTTTGTTTGTGTGTTTTAATATATTATTCATATGATTTTTTCTTTTCGCGAGACCTTTGGAAGTAATCATCTACAAGCTCAATCTTAAACTCTTCGACCATCTGCTTTGCACTTACGTTATCATTTTCACTGGTAACAAGTACAACGCCAACTTCTCCGGGATCGGTAATTTCCACGGTGTTGTTGTACTTTTTCTTTAGTTGTCTCAGTTTTAGCCTATTGTAATCCAAGTGAGCTAATTCATAATCAAGATTTACGTCAGCGACAGTAAAATTAAAATAATTAGTTGAACTAGCTACGATTTCACCAATCGGGTTGCGTATTTGCGACGGGGCGCCGCGACCGCTAATTGATCCGACAAAATAAGCACGACAGGTATAGGCCCAATCACTTTGTAC from Pedobacter indicus carries:
- a CDS encoding right-handed parallel beta-helix repeat-containing protein; translated protein: MNNILKHTNKNYSPCRLALIIFTLFLTLSSWAADVKEFGAKGDGKTDDTEAILKAIQNSVNGQIEFPKGEYKITRTIEIRLSEHGTLSVSGNGGTGKILMAGEGPAFRFIGSHDKGSALPSTVKPITWEKERMPMVSDLEILGLNEKADGLEFRNTMQPTIRGVLIRNVRNGIHLTSRNRNIIIDNCHIYNASGIGVFLDDVDIHQFIISDSHISYCKKGGIKVSGSSIRNFQITGNDIEYNCDPEGVVSADILIDCSQEGSSVREGTISGNTIQAIYSPGGANIRFIGSASNANKIGLWSITGNHIGNQDFNIDLVQSRGISIIGNTFMRGYDRNIVVKNSKNIIMSDNIIDRNEDYYLKPSKSGGVMIEHGQNIIFNNNIVEGSEAGDEQVGGSVLVRESKYISLNNNQIKDARYHGIQVIDSKGIMVTDCIITEDLKQPRMISGIALQGECAETVVRGNTIRTGTKAAIDNNAKSVLLESNIITTN